Part of the Sander lucioperca isolate FBNREF2018 chromosome 1, SLUC_FBN_1.2, whole genome shotgun sequence genome is shown below.
atttatttttaggaTGTGGGTGACTCAGTGAGTTGTTTTGTACCAACAACAACCAATGAAAACAAAGCTTGTGCATTGAGGGACAGATTTGTCCTTGAAGTGCAAATtagtaaacattttatttctcggATCAAAGGTAGTAATTTACTCTGCATGTCCACAACACACTCATGCAACATGGACGCACACTCTaattagagacacacacacacacacacacacacacacacacacacacacacacacacacacacacacacacacacacacacacaccaagcatCCAGTTCATTAATGTCCCTGTAAACACaaataaatagtaatagtatatTGAATAATAGCGTGGAAAGAGAACATCTGTTGTATGTTGCTAACATCTGTAAGCAGGATAACATGTGGACAGTTATGCTCCCATGCATGCATTTTATTGAATCCCCTTAAAAGAAAATCTCAAATTTATTGGAACATTACTGTaatatacatgtaaaaatgcTCTCTGTCTGTGGGATCTGATATTGTTCTACAGTAAACAGTCATGCccatttaagaaaataaatacaaaagtatAAGAActacacaatttaaaaaagactAGTCAAAAAGAAACTGTTGCAGTTTACTCATGCCACAACAAAGATTTATGTGCACGCTGTAGCACCACAGAAGAAAAGATAAAAGCAGAGCTGTTTGTTCATCGTTTCATTGTCTGTGGGTATGCCTTTAAAAGCAGAGTGGGCATCTTTCTGGTTGCTTATGGTCTGATTCATAAATATAACCAGTAGACACAATTATCTGGGGCTAGTCCTATTTGCTGCGAAAGAGATAGATCCTCTGCTCACCATCTGTGACTAAAGGGGCCGAACAAGACCTGATAGAGGCAGTATTCAGTTCATCTGCAGCTCATGTccaaacactgtgtgtgttttctgcatGTGCAGCATCAACACTTACTGAAGTTTCTGGTTACtgtaagtaaagtaaaaaaaaaataaaatgggtGCTTCATTACTTACTGTCACAATTATTTCAAAATATTTCCTGAATTATCGTAATACTGTGTcccaacagaaagaaaaactgGAAGCATATTTTATGTGAATATAATCTCACTGCAGTTGAGTTTCTGAATTTCTGGATATTTTGTTACTTATTCAGACTTTTCACAGAAATGGGGCAGCAGGTGTGAAGTTGTCTGAGAGACCAGCTGGGTAATGTGCTCGGGGAAAATGAATTAGTAACGCCCCCCCCTTCCTCAACTGCTACTGTTGAGGTGCCCTTgtgcaaggcacttaacccccaGCTGCTTCAGCGGAGTGGCAAATAATGGGAAGCTTCAAGGTGGGAGAGAACAAAACGTTAGAAACATAAAGCACTTGAAAACAGCAAACATGTTCAGTTACTGTAAATCCATAAATAAACTCTCTgtacagacacagagctgcctgCATCACATTGCTGAGTATCAGTAGACGGAGCATCCAGAGGGACACACAACATGGTTACttattttaaagttattttaagaAACACATGGGTCACTGTAAGCATCTGCCACAATGACAGCTGCTAACAGAGGAGGCTAGACTTAGGGCAAGGTGATACTGAGGGATGTAAGGGCAGCCAGTCTAAAAGAAAGCAGCTCAGGGCGATCACCTCCCACAGCAGTGCAGTGGcacattttttgacatgttttctTCTCCAAAGCCCCAGGCTTGAAGCTCCagcctgtcctcctcctcctctttatcatcttcctctccatctccctcctCGTACAGACTGGGCTCCTCCACAGACGTCTCCATGTTTGGGTTGTAGCCACTAAATTCCTGCGCTTCCCTGTACTCATAAATGGTGGGGAGGCTACTGCGCAAACCAAAGCGGCGCCGCAGGGCCACAAGCAGCGGCTGCGGCACGGTGAAGACATCCACATTGTTGCCCAGGTCGACCCATGCCAGACTGGGGAACTTTTTAGGATCCTTCACTGCATCTGTCAGGTCTTTCAGGATGGCCATTGTCAAACGGTTGCCATTGACGGCTAGTATGGTCAGTTTGGGCAGGCAGCTGAGGGAGGGCAACAGCAGCCGTAAGCTCTCATCCTGCAGCTCGGTGAAGCTCAGGTCCACAGCCGACACTGCATCACTGCTGCTCTGGAGGTAGAAGGCCACGCGGTGGATGTCTCGGCCAGACAGCGGGATGCCTGACAGGTTGACGACGTCACCAGACAGTTTCTTCTTCAGGGTGGTCTTCAGGCTGTTTgaaagaggaggaaagaaaagTTATATCTCTTTGTTTACATTGGATCTCTAAGACACAAAATGGCCAATTGTTGCAGACAGTGTACAGGTATGCTAATTCTTCTGCATGGGCAGTTAGTTTTCAAAAAGTGTGTAAAGACAAACTATTAATTAACTAAT
Proteins encoded:
- the lrrc75bb gene encoding leucine rich repeat containing 75Bb, which codes for MGSKLTRQRSLDFETKVSKRRHQRNDCPGESERSGGRDFLFTSLMLKSDKLPGMLRKTNHSPYVRRVAWIREIQRLLREQKMEQAAEVLKLLRKDLGLQGTSLNDILYKNAAFLNLVDPISHELLLSLARDLQCPKRETDSFKSTNKICRRLIYHLTPHSKWTRQSVPKRKSQACLKTTLKKKLSGDVVNLSGIPLSGRDIHRVAFYLQSSSDAVSAVDLSFTELQDESLRLLLPSLSCLPKLTILAVNGNRLTMAILKDLTDAVKDPKKFPSLAWVDLGNNVDVFTVPQPLLVALRRRFGLRSSLPTIYEYREAQEFSGYNPNMETSVEEPSLYEEGDGEEDDKEEEEDRLELQAWGFGEENMSKNVPLHCCGR